In Nicotiana tabacum cultivar K326 chromosome 2, ASM71507v2, whole genome shotgun sequence, the following proteins share a genomic window:
- the LOC142167806 gene encoding uncharacterized protein LOC142167806 encodes MKDTGVSLQLAYQSTKKQKEILENVLVRVDRFIFPVDFIVREMEKNTRVPLILGRSFLVIGRAIINVHQGQLILRVDEKRVIFDMQKIIKYPEDESSSSSCFQIDLLHDLTDEYKYDHLITDSLERCLENPGTISDDDTTIRKEAEMLGKNSENEETKCLKELQAMVFTIFLTDILGIIIYQLLRKIKRKLHSHAPKHCMSAIFSNMIEQFLEIFMDDFTLFGHNIYAKGIEVDKAKIDLIAGLTPPITVKGIRSFLGNSSFYRRKAFEILKEHLTNVPIVVSPDWSEPFEIMCDASDIAVGAILGQKRDKIFRPIYYASRTLNEAQKNYATTEKELLAVVFVFVKFHSYLIGTNVTVFTGTKVTVFTDHTILKYLLAKKDARPSLLRWILLLQDFDLEIKDRRGLENQVANHLSCLENPPTETTNIKEEFSDEHIYTITTIENHPPWFADIANYLVGGRCVPEIEMNNILSHCHDGAVGKYYRGRRTAAKCLKLVFSGPLYLEIQEVMLPLATNAR; translated from the exons ATGAAAGACACTGGAGTGTCTCTACAATTGGCTTATCAAAGTActaaaaaacagaaagaaatacTTGAAAATGTCCTCGTTAGAGTTGATAGATTTATATTCCCAGTAGATTTTATAGTACGTGAAATGGAAAAAAATACTAGGGTACCATTGATTTTAGGTAGATCATTTCTTGTAATAGGAAGAGCAATAATTAATGTCCATCAAGGACAATTAATTTTGCGAGTTGATGAGAAAAGAGTGATTTTTGATAtgcagaaaataataaaatatcctGAGGATGAGTCATCGTCATCATCTTGTTTTCAAATTGATTTGTTGCATGACCTTACAGATGAATATAAATATGATCATTTAATTACTGATTCATTGGAAAGATGTTTGGAAAATCCAGGTACCATAAGTGATGATGATACCACAATCAGAAAAGAAGCTGAAATGCTGGGAAAAAATTCAGAAAATGAGGAA ACCAAATGCTTGAAAGAGTTGCAAGCCATGGTTTTTACTATTTTCTTGACGGATATTCTGGGTATAATCATATACCAATTGCTCcgaaagatcaagagaaaactacattcaCATGCCCCCAAG CATTGCATGTCCGCAATTTTCTCAAATATGATTGAACAGTTTCTTGAaatatttatggatgatttcacACTTTTTG GACATAACATTTATGCTAAAGGAATAGAAGttgataaggctaaaattgatctTATAGCAGGATTAACCCCTCCTATCACTGTTAAAGGCATTAGAAGTTTCTTAGGGAATTCAAGTTTTTATagaag GAAAGCATTTGAGATTCTCAAGGAACATTTAACTAATGTTCCAATTGTTGTTTCTCCTGATTGGAGCGAACCATTTGAAataatgtgtgatgcaagtgatatagcaGTTGGAGCGATATTGGGACAAAAGAGAGACAAGATTTTCAGGCCTATTTACTACGCCAGTAGAACCCTCAATGAAGCTCAAAAGAATTATGCCACAACTGAGAAGGAGCTACTTGCAGTAGTATTTGTATTTGTCAAATTTCATTCCTATTTGATAGGAACGAATGTTACAGTATTCACTG GAACGAAGGTTACAGTATTCACTGATCATACTATTTTAAAGTACCTCTTAGCAAAGAAAGATGCTAGACCCAGTTTGCTAAGATGGATACTTCTTTTGCAAGACTTTGATcttgaaataaaagataggaGAGGTTTAGAAAATCAGGTAGCTAACCATTTATCATGTTTGGAAAATCCTCCAACGGAGACAACAAATATCAAGGAGGAATTTTCAGATGAGCATATCTATACAATCACAACAATTGAAAATCATCCACCTTGGTTTGCTGACATTGCCAACTACTTGGTTGGAGG GAGATGTGTACCAGAAATAGAGATGAACAATATCTTAAGCCACTGTCATGATGGAGCTGTAGGAAAATACTATAGAGGAAGACGAACAGCCGCAAAGTGCTTGAAGCTGGTTTTTTCTGGCCCGCTTTATTTAGAGATACAAGAAGTTATGTTGCCACTTGCGACAAATGCCAGATAA